A genomic window from Polaribacter gangjinensis includes:
- a CDS encoding caspase family protein: MKILKNNLLLFFSVISFLGFGQTYVYQEEFDSTNGWPTGNNETRELSVYNGRYYFEHKRTTDSWRVTTSDFALSNSDDFEIQTSIQKISGVQDYGISFLYDFKDEKNYKEFGITANGYYRVAENVDDKYSTLQAWTTSSNLKTGNYGTNDLKITKKGSTVTFYINNNYVYSTTHKSIVGKKLGIQLYRNQKISIDYLRVTKTSATINNNTSGETILFDGFNDNNNNWATQNNSDVTLEIKNGGYDFDHKRDNGGWNTTYEKIIDTNRDFYIEGSFLKMTGVQDRGFGLIFGRKDNDNQNEFFISGNGMYYIQQTSNGTSTAVKGWTSASQIKTGNNQYNYLKIEKKGNALNYYINSTLVHTQYSPTFYGDRTGFIVYGRQKISITYLSMRYIGTNNNYNNNNNNNFNNNIGESILFDDFTSNGNNWSSVYQNDYDLYITNGKYYLDHKLNEKGRITYITREFDNSKDFEIETKLQHVSGDTNSPYGVLWGKKDSNYFQFLITATGYYKVNRVINNQSEDIIKWTKTSTINEGDGRENSVKITREGDYYKFYINNTYVTRIDFENFFGNEIGYSVYYRQKIAIDYLSIKGMKENTNNIIVTNDALKIPLYDDFSSNKNNWNLENADDYSLDLTGGKLIMHRKKEGGIFISRDVDIDDTKDFIIETSIGEINTSTGWYGVTFGRKNSSNEFSFLLSGNGNYKFRKFDNDVYKEIIPLTFASSIKTGSNAENVVKIVKSGSLIRFYINNTYVNEAPFQRFFGNKFGYTIYHDRKIDADYLDIKYQSESFNNPPVIVITDPVVEEVRGFKIVEANTITVRGKASDIDGIFSITVNGKEATVSENGTFVANVPLGYGKNDLIVKATDLKQASSTKSFVIKRNSPEVINNNVTINDTKETLDIGFGKYYALIIGVSDYEDESIQDLNGEPTKDAQALADVLISNYSFDKQNVTILKNPKANDIIKQFSILKNKITKNDNLVIFYAGHGNYDQVSEKGYWMPSDAQMEFELNVILNTSIVTLIKAINSRHTLLIADACFSGSILVKNRDFKTASKAVQKKYELPSRKAITSGTLTTVPNQSVFMKYLLNRLRDNTDKYISAGQLFNKIEDAVINNTTGDNQPQYAPIGNTGDEGGDFIFIKK, from the coding sequence ATGAAAATCCTAAAAAACAATCTACTCCTCTTTTTTTCAGTAATATCGTTTCTTGGATTCGGCCAAACGTATGTTTATCAAGAAGAATTTGACAGTACCAATGGTTGGCCAACAGGTAATAATGAAACTCGAGAACTGAGCGTTTATAACGGACGCTATTATTTTGAACACAAAAGAACTACAGATTCTTGGCGAGTTACCACTTCAGATTTTGCACTTTCTAACAGTGATGATTTTGAAATTCAAACTTCAATTCAAAAAATTTCAGGCGTACAAGATTATGGAATTTCATTTTTATACGATTTTAAAGATGAAAAAAATTATAAAGAATTCGGGATTACTGCCAATGGTTATTATAGAGTGGCAGAAAATGTAGATGATAAATATTCAACTTTACAAGCTTGGACAACTTCTTCTAATTTAAAAACAGGAAATTACGGTACTAATGATTTAAAAATAACCAAAAAAGGTTCAACAGTAACATTTTACATCAACAACAATTATGTGTATAGTACCACGCATAAATCAATTGTTGGTAAAAAGTTGGGGATTCAGTTGTATAGAAATCAAAAAATATCCATTGACTATTTAAGAGTTACCAAAACTAGTGCTACTATTAATAACAACACATCTGGAGAAACAATTCTTTTTGATGGCTTTAATGACAATAACAACAATTGGGCTACTCAAAATAACAGTGACGTTACTCTTGAAATAAAAAATGGTGGCTATGATTTTGATCACAAAAGAGACAATGGTGGTTGGAATACCACTTATGAGAAAATAATCGATACCAATAGAGATTTTTATATAGAAGGTTCATTTTTAAAAATGACAGGAGTCCAAGATAGAGGCTTTGGACTTATTTTTGGTAGAAAAGATAATGACAATCAAAATGAGTTTTTTATCTCTGGAAATGGAATGTACTATATTCAACAAACCTCAAACGGAACTTCTACTGCAGTAAAAGGTTGGACAAGTGCAAGCCAAATTAAAACAGGAAATAATCAATACAATTACCTTAAAATAGAAAAGAAAGGAAATGCCTTGAATTATTACATCAATAGTACATTAGTTCATACGCAATACTCTCCTACTTTTTATGGTGATAGAACTGGATTTATTGTCTATGGTCGTCAAAAAATATCAATTACTTATTTAAGTATGAGATACATAGGTACCAATAATAATTACAACAATAACAACAATAACAATTTTAATAATAATATTGGTGAAAGTATCTTATTTGACGATTTTACCTCTAATGGTAATAATTGGAGTAGTGTTTATCAAAATGATTATGATTTATACATTACCAATGGTAAATATTATTTAGATCATAAATTGAATGAAAAAGGTAGAATAACCTATATCACAAGAGAGTTCGATAACTCTAAAGATTTTGAAATTGAGACTAAATTACAACATGTTTCAGGTGATACAAACTCACCCTATGGAGTTTTGTGGGGTAAAAAAGACAGTAATTATTTTCAATTTTTAATCACAGCAACTGGATATTATAAAGTTAACAGAGTCATCAATAATCAAAGTGAAGATATCATAAAATGGACAAAAACTTCTACGATAAATGAAGGTGATGGCCGTGAAAATTCTGTAAAAATTACTAGAGAAGGTGATTATTATAAATTTTATATCAACAATACCTATGTTACTCGTATTGATTTTGAAAACTTCTTTGGAAATGAAATTGGTTATTCTGTTTATTACAGACAAAAAATTGCCATTGATTACCTGAGTATCAAAGGAATGAAGGAGAACACTAATAACATAATTGTTACTAATGATGCCCTTAAAATTCCTTTATACGACGATTTTTCATCTAATAAAAACAACTGGAATTTAGAAAATGCAGATGATTATTCGCTAGATCTTACTGGAGGAAAGCTCATCATGCATCGTAAAAAAGAAGGTGGAATTTTTATCAGTAGAGATGTAGATATTGATGATACTAAAGATTTTATCATAGAAACCTCTATCGGAGAAATCAACACTTCTACAGGTTGGTATGGGGTTACTTTTGGAAGAAAAAACTCATCCAATGAATTTAGTTTTTTACTTTCAGGAAATGGAAATTACAAGTTTAGAAAGTTTGACAATGATGTCTACAAAGAAATCATTCCCTTAACTTTTGCCTCCTCCATAAAAACCGGAAGCAATGCAGAAAATGTTGTAAAAATTGTAAAGTCAGGTTCGTTGATTCGTTTTTATATCAATAATACTTATGTAAATGAAGCCCCTTTTCAACGCTTTTTTGGAAATAAATTTGGATATACCATTTATCACGATCGAAAAATTGATGCTGATTATTTAGACATTAAATACCAATCAGAAAGCTTTAACAATCCTCCTGTAATTGTAATTACAGACCCTGTTGTTGAAGAAGTTAGAGGATTTAAAATTGTAGAGGCAAATACAATTACTGTTCGTGGAAAAGCGTCTGATATTGACGGAATTTTTTCAATAACTGTAAATGGTAAAGAAGCCACCGTTTCTGAAAACGGAACTTTTGTTGCGAATGTGCCTTTAGGTTATGGTAAAAACGATTTGATTGTAAAAGCAACTGATTTAAAACAAGCCTCATCAACAAAAAGTTTTGTCATCAAACGCAATTCGCCAGAAGTAATTAATAATAACGTAACAATTAACGATACTAAAGAAACTTTAGATATTGGTTTTGGAAAATATTATGCATTGATTATTGGAGTAAGTGATTACGAAGATGAAAGTATTCAAGATTTAAATGGGGAGCCAACTAAAGATGCACAAGCTTTAGCAGATGTACTCATAAGCAATTATAGTTTTGATAAACAAAATGTTACGATCTTAAAAAATCCAAAAGCCAATGACATCATCAAACAATTTTCTATCCTGAAAAATAAAATTACTAAAAACGACAACTTGGTTATTTTTTACGCAGGTCATGGAAATTATGATCAAGTAAGTGAAAAAGGTTATTGGATGCCTTCTGATGCTCAAATGGAATTTGAATTGAATGTAATTTTAAATACAAGTATCGTTACTCTCATTAAAGCCATCAATTCAAGACACACTTTATTGATAGCAGATGCATGTTTTAGTGGAAGTATTTTGGTTAAAAATAGAGATTTTAAAACAGCCTCAAAAGCCGTTCAGAAAAAATACGAATTGCCAAGTAGAAAAGCCATCACAAGTGGAACTTTAACAACAGTTCCTAACCAAAGTGTATTTATGAAATATCTTTTGAATAGATTGAGAGACAACACAGACAAATATATTTCTGCAGGACAATTATTTAATAAGATTGAGGATGCTGTAATCAACAACACAACAGGAGACAATCAACCACAATATGCACCTATTGGAAATACAGGTGATGAAGGAGGAGATTTTATTTTTATTAAAAAATAA
- a CDS encoding C1 family peptidase — MKKISLVIASLFLSVGIFAQEDFGTGLKFDQRLYEETPQSVPLITRSFEALPKSFSLKGYAPTPQSQGRQGSCVGWASAFGARTIANAIKNNWQYNTSMINQNTFSPAFVYNQIRVNNNCEGAYIENAMKLLNTYGAAKLNEFPYTDQNCTSTPSSYVYSSASQHKIITYERLARWDNPVNLVGKVKKAISTKNPVVIGLFQYNSLILDANKVWIPNTGSNGHAMVVVGYDDNMAGGAFEIMNSWGTSFGNNGFFWMRYADFERQVKTAYVLIDKSDENNNNNNNNNNNNNININNNITVVSNKLGGELTLKLSTGENMPIKLSEGATRNFNIVKATNSTYKVTTSYTSGTQFRIYLKSKQRGYVYLIGYGSSDKSVNKLYPFDNFSDYFNYVDSEIALPNEDYFIEFDNKPGRDILCVLYSKEKLNIDDIVNKARSSSSDFVSNVKGALSSSMFKGTDVTFSSSKISFDASSKSTSEKVVPIFIEMNHQ, encoded by the coding sequence ATGAAAAAAATATCGTTAGTAATTGCTAGTTTGTTCCTTTCAGTGGGCATTTTTGCACAAGAAGATTTTGGAACAGGATTAAAGTTTGATCAAAGATTGTACGAAGAAACGCCACAATCTGTTCCGTTAATTACCCGAAGTTTTGAGGCTTTGCCAAAATCTTTCAGTTTAAAAGGTTATGCTCCCACTCCACAAAGTCAAGGAAGACAAGGTTCTTGTGTTGGCTGGGCAAGTGCTTTTGGTGCGAGAACCATTGCAAATGCTATCAAAAATAATTGGCAATACAATACGTCAATGATCAATCAAAATACATTTTCACCCGCTTTTGTATACAATCAAATCCGTGTAAACAATAATTGTGAAGGCGCTTATATTGAAAATGCCATGAAATTATTAAACACTTATGGTGCTGCAAAATTAAATGAATTTCCTTACACCGATCAAAACTGTACTTCTACACCTTCATCTTATGTTTATTCATCTGCAAGTCAGCATAAAATTATTACTTATGAACGTTTAGCAAGATGGGATAACCCTGTAAATTTGGTTGGCAAAGTTAAAAAAGCCATTTCAACTAAAAATCCTGTAGTAATTGGTCTGTTTCAATACAATAGTTTGATTTTAGATGCCAATAAAGTATGGATTCCGAATACAGGCTCTAATGGTCATGCCATGGTTGTAGTAGGTTATGATGATAATATGGCTGGTGGTGCTTTTGAAATTATGAACTCTTGGGGTACTTCTTTCGGTAATAATGGATTTTTCTGGATGCGATATGCCGATTTTGAGCGTCAAGTAAAAACTGCTTATGTCTTGATTGATAAAAGTGATGAAAACAACAACAACAACAACAACAATAACAACAATAATAACATTAACATCAATAATAACATCACTGTAGTTTCTAATAAATTAGGAGGTGAATTAACCTTAAAATTAAGTACTGGTGAAAATATGCCCATCAAATTATCTGAAGGTGCTACCAGAAACTTTAATATTGTAAAAGCTACAAACAGTACCTATAAAGTAACTACTTCATACACATCAGGAACACAATTTAGAATCTATTTGAAAAGCAAACAACGTGGTTATGTATATTTAATTGGATATGGCTCATCAGACAAATCAGTAAATAAATTGTATCCATTTGATAATTTTTCTGACTACTTTAATTATGTAGATAGCGAAATTGCATTGCCAAATGAAGATTATTTCATTGAATTTGACAACAAACCTGGAAGAGATATTTTGTGTGTTTTGTATAGCAAAGAAAAATTAAATATTGATGATATCGTAAACAAAGCACGATCAAGTTCTAGCGATTTTGTATCGAATGTAAAAGGTGCTTTATCATCAAGCATGTTTAAAGGAACAGATGTAACTTTTAGTAGCTCTAAAATTTCTTTTGATGCCTCATCTAAAAGTACGTCAGAAAAAGTTGTTCCAATTTTTATAGAAATGAACCATCAATAA
- a CDS encoding DUF3858 domain-containing protein: MRILLVYLVLLVSTFSYSQKNKSSKIGQTSVKELQMPFYEKDSSASAVILYEHANLYTDPDNDYKTRTDYYFRVKIFHKNAFELATINIPLYKKEKIIDIQAITYSFTEVGSVKKDYLSQSAIFSIKENDDIHTEKFTLPNVTEGSVIEYSYSIISPYTKIDDWNFQSSYSKIKSEFDAAILGNFIYNVKLVGFKKLDKNESSIKKNCIYIDGLGEGGCIIYSFGMNDVPAFVEEKYMLSKKNYLSKITFDLKTVTNTSGITEKYTTTWKEADSKLKSQFFNNQTSKDNYFKKRLPENIFTISDELQKATEIYRFIQKHYTWNGKNWTNEEAKLKDSFDEKVGNVAEINLSLYNSLKAADLNANLVVLATRNHGIPTKLFPVIYDFNYVIVRIQIDDETYYLDATDPFLAFGQVPINTLNGDVRVMDFKNDGYWQMLQPRDISEKIISASLVLDEKGEFSGNLDFKTSGYFALEKRKKIANLTKEAYVDDFEKQNPEVTISNFKTENTTDLEQKLEEFFEISISMDEDLTDKIRLNPFLFERLDENPFKLKERLYPVDFAFPFKETYKLTLKIPENYSITSLPKNKSIALPNNSGILMFKIAENEGTLQVYLNINIRKKIFRSEEYTALKDFFNQIITIQRQYIVLEKRNN; this comes from the coding sequence ATGAGAATATTACTAGTTTATTTGGTGCTTTTAGTAAGCACGTTTTCTTACTCCCAAAAAAATAAATCCTCAAAAATAGGGCAAACTTCAGTAAAAGAGTTACAAATGCCTTTTTATGAAAAAGATTCTTCTGCAAGTGCTGTCATTTTATATGAACATGCAAATTTATATACAGATCCAGATAACGATTATAAAACCAGAACTGATTATTATTTTAGGGTAAAAATATTTCATAAAAATGCTTTTGAATTAGCAACTATCAATATTCCATTGTACAAAAAAGAAAAAATTATTGATATACAAGCTATTACATACTCTTTTACTGAAGTTGGAAGTGTCAAAAAAGATTATTTATCACAAAGTGCTATTTTTTCAATAAAAGAAAATGATGATATTCATACTGAAAAATTCACACTCCCTAATGTTACTGAGGGAAGTGTTATTGAATACTCATACAGCATCATTTCTCCTTACACCAAAATTGATGATTGGAATTTTCAGTCTTCGTATTCAAAAATAAAAAGTGAATTTGATGCTGCAATTTTAGGCAACTTTATATATAACGTAAAATTAGTTGGTTTTAAAAAATTAGATAAAAACGAATCTTCAATCAAAAAAAATTGTATTTATATTGACGGACTTGGAGAAGGTGGTTGTATCATTTATTCTTTTGGTATGAATGATGTCCCTGCATTTGTTGAAGAAAAGTATATGTTGAGTAAAAAAAATTACCTTTCCAAAATAACTTTTGATTTAAAAACTGTTACAAATACAAGTGGAATTACAGAAAAATATACCACAACCTGGAAAGAAGCAGATAGCAAATTAAAATCGCAATTTTTTAATAATCAAACCTCTAAAGACAATTATTTTAAAAAAAGACTTCCAGAAAACATTTTTACTATTTCAGATGAATTGCAAAAAGCTACAGAAATTTATCGATTTATTCAAAAACATTATACTTGGAATGGAAAAAATTGGACTAATGAAGAAGCGAAGTTAAAAGATTCATTTGATGAAAAAGTGGGAAATGTTGCTGAAATCAATCTATCATTATACAATAGTTTAAAAGCAGCAGATTTAAATGCCAATTTGGTTGTTTTAGCGACCCGAAATCACGGTATTCCTACAAAGTTATTTCCTGTAATCTATGATTTCAACTATGTAATTGTAAGAATTCAGATTGATGATGAAACCTATTATTTAGATGCAACTGATCCGTTTTTAGCATTTGGGCAAGTCCCAATAAACACATTAAATGGTGATGTTAGAGTGATGGATTTTAAAAATGATGGGTATTGGCAAATGTTACAACCTAGAGACATTTCAGAAAAAATAATAAGCGCTTCGTTAGTTCTTGATGAAAAAGGTGAATTTTCAGGAAATTTAGATTTTAAAACTTCTGGATATTTTGCGCTAGAAAAGCGAAAAAAAATAGCCAATTTAACAAAAGAAGCTTACGTCGATGATTTTGAAAAACAAAATCCAGAGGTAACTATTAGCAATTTTAAAACCGAAAATACAACAGATCTTGAACAAAAGTTAGAAGAGTTCTTTGAAATATCAATTTCTATGGACGAAGATTTAACAGATAAAATTAGACTAAATCCATTTTTATTTGAAAGACTTGATGAGAATCCTTTTAAATTAAAAGAACGATTATATCCTGTTGATTTTGCGTTCCCTTTTAAAGAAACCTATAAATTGACATTAAAAATTCCTGAGAATTATTCCATTACTTCTTTGCCAAAAAATAAATCAATTGCGTTGCCAAATAATAGCGGGATTTTGATGTTTAAGATTGCAGAAAATGAAGGAACATTACAAGTGTATTTGAATATTAACATTCGAAAAAAAATATTCAGAAGTGAAGAATACACCGCTTTAAAAGATTTTTTTAATCAAATAATCACAATTCAAAGACAATATATTGTTCTTGAAAAAAGAAACAACTAA
- a CDS encoding exonuclease domain-containing protein: MYAIVDIETTGGKYNEEGITEVAIYKFDGHEIVDQFISLVNPEKDIQEFVVRLTGINNAMLRNAPKFYEIAKRIIEITENCTIVAHNASFDYRILKMEFDRLGYDFQRNTLCTVELSQELIKDENSYSLGKLTKSLGIPMSNRHRASGDALATVHLFKILLEKDTQKSIINKAIKYFDKKYEKEKLKKMIEEMPEALGVFYIHDANGTVIFMGKHKNMKSELNRVLMKTSKRALKIQTKAQTISFDTFGTEILVRLKYYLELDKLSPKYNFKKKFKLLYDDFNHPDFLIIDKGRIVEEHGIILVENNEIVGFGHTNLAFQEQHLPILRKLVTPIENNVLAKHLVKSYLTKNRVSKIIRF, encoded by the coding sequence TTGTACGCAATCGTTGATATTGAAACTACTGGAGGCAAATATAATGAAGAAGGCATTACTGAAGTTGCCATTTATAAATTTGACGGTCATGAAATTGTTGACCAATTTATTTCGCTTGTAAATCCAGAAAAAGACATTCAAGAATTTGTTGTTCGCTTAACAGGTATCAACAATGCTATGTTGCGAAATGCACCAAAATTCTATGAAATTGCCAAACGCATCATTGAAATTACCGAAAATTGTACCATAGTTGCTCACAATGCAAGTTTTGATTACCGAATTTTAAAAATGGAATTTGATAGATTAGGATATGATTTTCAACGAAATACACTTTGTACAGTTGAATTGAGTCAAGAATTGATCAAAGACGAAAATTCGTACAGTTTAGGAAAACTCACAAAATCACTTGGAATTCCGATGTCAAATAGGCATAGAGCATCAGGAGACGCATTGGCAACAGTACATTTATTCAAAATTTTATTAGAAAAAGACACCCAAAAAAGCATCATCAACAAAGCTATTAAATACTTTGATAAAAAGTATGAAAAAGAAAAGTTGAAAAAAATGATTGAAGAAATGCCAGAAGCTTTAGGCGTTTTTTACATTCATGATGCCAATGGTACTGTTATTTTTATGGGGAAACATAAAAATATGAAATCAGAATTGAATCGGGTTTTGATGAAAACAAGCAAACGTGCCCTAAAAATTCAAACTAAAGCACAAACCATCTCTTTTGATACTTTTGGCACAGAAATTTTAGTTCGACTAAAATATTATTTGGAGTTAGACAAACTATCGCCTAAATACAATTTTAAAAAGAAATTCAAATTACTATATGACGATTTCAATCATCCTGATTTTCTGATAATTGACAAAGGAAGAATCGTTGAAGAACATGGAATCATTTTGGTTGAAAACAATGAAATTGTTGGATTTGGTCATACAAATTTGGCGTTTCAAGAACAACATTTACCTATTTTAAGAAAATTAGTAACTCCGATTGAAAACAACGTTTTAGCAAAGCATTTGGTAAAGAGTTATCTGACTAAAAATCGCGTTTCTAAAATTATACGTTTTTAA
- a CDS encoding YggS family pyridoxal phosphate-dependent enzyme — MIQENIHNFKKKIPENVTLVAVSKTKPIADLQEAFDAGQRIFGENKVQEMVEKYDVLPKDIQWHMIGHLQRNKVKYMAHFVDLIHGVDSVKTLEEINKQAAKHDRVIKCLLQASIADEETKFGLTFDEIRAILKSNEVASMQHIAIVGLMGMATFTEDETQINSEFSSLKSLFDDLKTSHPTLEILSMGMSGDYEIAIKNGSTMIRVGSSIFGHRNYIV; from the coding sequence ATGATTCAAGAAAACATACATAATTTCAAGAAAAAGATTCCTGAAAACGTAACACTTGTTGCCGTTTCTAAAACAAAACCAATTGCTGATTTGCAAGAGGCTTTTGATGCAGGTCAGCGCATTTTTGGCGAAAACAAAGTGCAAGAAATGGTTGAAAAATACGATGTTTTGCCTAAAGATATTCAATGGCATATGATTGGTCATTTACAACGAAACAAAGTCAAATACATGGCGCATTTTGTAGATTTGATTCATGGTGTTGATAGTGTAAAAACCCTTGAAGAAATCAATAAACAAGCTGCAAAACACGATAGAGTTATAAAATGTTTATTGCAAGCTAGTATTGCTGATGAAGAAACTAAATTTGGGTTGACTTTTGATGAAATTAGGGCTATTTTAAAATCAAATGAAGTTGCTTCCATGCAACATATTGCCATTGTTGGTTTGATGGGAATGGCAACTTTTACAGAAGATGAAACTCAAATAAATTCAGAATTTTCATCCTTAAAATCTCTATTTGATGATTTGAAAACTTCCCATCCTACCCTCGAAATTTTATCTATGGGAATGAGTGGAGATTATGAAATTGCCATCAAAAATGGCAGTACAATGATCCGAGTTGGAAGCTCAATATTTGGTCATCGAAATTATATTGTTTAA
- a CDS encoding D-2-hydroxyacid dehydrogenase has product MKILANDGISKSGVALLEENGFTIITTKVAQNQLANFINEEKIEGLLVRSATQVSQELIEACPSLQLIGRGGVGMDNIDVAFAIDKGLHVINTPEASSNSVAELVFAHLFGMVRFLHISNRDMPLEGDTRFNELKKAFSQGTELRGKTIGIIGFGSIGKEVAKIAIGLGMKVIAADTEIEEATIELSFFNQQKMQFSLKTQPLELLLKEADFITLHIPAQESYTLTATEFSQMKKGVGIINTARGGVLNEVDLINAIESGKVQFAGLDVFESEPTPEIQLLMNPEVSLSPHIGAATKEAQDRIGIELATQIIRLFKK; this is encoded by the coding sequence ATGAAAATATTAGCAAATGACGGCATTTCGAAAAGTGGAGTTGCCTTATTAGAAGAAAACGGATTTACAATTATTACAACAAAAGTGGCTCAAAATCAATTAGCAAACTTTATCAATGAAGAAAAAATTGAGGGACTTTTAGTAAGAAGTGCTACGCAAGTTTCACAAGAATTGATTGAAGCTTGCCCGAGTTTACAATTGATAGGAAGAGGTGGTGTTGGTATGGATAATATTGATGTAGCTTTTGCAATTGACAAAGGTTTGCATGTAATTAATACGCCTGAAGCATCCTCAAATTCTGTTGCAGAATTGGTTTTTGCACATTTATTTGGGATGGTTCGTTTTTTACATATTTCTAACAGAGATATGCCTTTAGAGGGTGATACACGCTTTAATGAATTGAAAAAAGCATTTTCTCAAGGAACGGAATTACGTGGAAAAACGATCGGAATTATTGGTTTTGGAAGTATTGGAAAAGAAGTTGCCAAAATTGCGATTGGATTGGGTATGAAGGTGATTGCCGCTGATACTGAAATTGAAGAAGCGACTATTGAATTGTCTTTTTTCAATCAACAAAAAATGCAGTTTTCTTTAAAAACACAACCTTTAGAGTTATTGTTAAAAGAGGCTGATTTTATCACTTTACACATTCCTGCACAAGAATCATATACCCTAACAGCGACAGAATTTTCTCAGATGAAAAAAGGTGTTGGTATCATAAATACTGCACGAGGTGGTGTTTTAAATGAGGTTGATTTGATCAATGCTATCGAAAGTGGTAAAGTGCAGTTTGCAGGTTTGGATGTTTTTGAAAGCGAGCCAACTCCAGAAATTCAATTATTGATGAATCCTGAGGTTTCTTTAAGTCCGCATATTGGGGCTGCAACCAAAGAAGCACAAGACAGAATTGGTATTGAATTGGCAACACAAATTATTCGTTTATTTAAAAAATAG
- the serC gene encoding 3-phosphoserine/phosphohydroxythreonine transaminase, with protein sequence MKKHNFSAGPCILPTSVIEKAAAAVLNFNDDHLSLIEISHRSKPFVDVMEKARKLALELLGLENKGYQALYLQGGASLQFLMVAYNLLEKKAAYLNTGTWANNALKEAKIFGETVEVASSKDLNYSYIPKNYTIPTDVDYFHVTSNNTIFGTQMKEFPATNVPLICDMSSDIFSRQLDFSKFDLIYAGAQKNMGPAGATLVVVKEELLGKVSRAIPSILDYKVHISKESMFNTPPVFSVYVSLLTLEWLRDLGGISFIENVNNQKAKLLYDEIDRNPLFVGFAAKEDRSNMNVTFNLVDEKFKTTFDTLWKEANISGINGHRSVGGYRASMYNALPLYSVQALVDVMQELERRS encoded by the coding sequence ATGAAAAAACACAATTTTAGTGCAGGCCCTTGCATTTTACCAACATCCGTTATTGAAAAAGCTGCAGCAGCTGTTTTAAATTTTAACGATGATCATTTATCGTTAATTGAAATTTCGCACAGAAGTAAACCTTTTGTAGACGTAATGGAAAAAGCGCGAAAATTGGCCTTAGAATTGTTAGGATTGGAAAACAAAGGCTATCAAGCATTGTATTTACAAGGTGGTGCAAGTTTGCAATTTTTGATGGTTGCTTACAATCTTTTAGAGAAAAAAGCAGCCTATTTAAACACAGGAACTTGGGCAAACAACGCCTTAAAAGAAGCAAAAATATTTGGAGAAACTGTAGAAGTGGCTTCTTCTAAAGATTTAAATTACAGCTATATACCAAAAAATTACACCATTCCAACTGATGTAGATTATTTTCACGTAACTAGCAACAATACCATTTTTGGGACTCAAATGAAAGAATTTCCAGCAACGAATGTTCCCTTGATTTGCGACATGAGTTCTGACATATTTTCTCGTCAATTAGATTTTTCTAAATTCGATTTGATTTATGCAGGCGCACAAAAAAATATGGGTCCTGCAGGTGCAACTTTGGTAGTTGTAAAAGAAGAATTGTTAGGCAAAGTTTCTAGAGCAATTCCATCAATTTTAGATTATAAAGTGCACATTAGCAAAGAAAGCATGTTCAATACACCTCCAGTTTTTTCTGTGTATGTATCTTTATTGACGTTAGAGTGGTTGAGAGATTTAGGTGGCATTTCATTTATCGAAAATGTAAATAATCAGAAAGCGAAATTGTTGTACGACGAAATTGATAGAAATCCGTTATTTGTTGGTTTTGCAGCCAAAGAAGATCGAAGCAATATGAATGTTACGTTCAATTTAGTTGATGAAAAATTCAAAACAACTTTCGATACTTTATGGAAAGAAGCCAATATTAGTGGCATCAATGGTCACAGAAGTGTGGGTGGTTACAGAGCAAGTATGTACAATGCTTTGCCATTATACAGCGTTCAAGCGTTGGTTGATGTAATGCAGGAATTGGAGAGAAGAAGTTAG